The following is a genomic window from Desulfobacterales bacterium.
GCTGCAATGCCCGGATCAACTGTGTGCTGGTGGAAGAATTTTTAAACGGGCAGGCCCTGACCCATGTGATTCTGGATGCCATCGGCAAACAAAATCCGGGCGACCTGTTAGAAAAACTGGCCGATCTTGCCTGGTTTCTGGCGGCGTTGCACCAACGAAGCATGAACAAGCATCCGGTTGATATGGCCCAAACCGCATCCTATTTTAAAAAAGTAATCAGGCAGCTCAGAGACTGGAAACATATCGATGAGGACCCGTACCGCAATTTTTTGAGCGCCAGGGACCGGTGGCTGGGTAAAGCGTTCATGAGCGCGGACCGCCAGGTTCTGGTTCACGGCGATATCACCCCGGCCAATATCCTTTTCGGGGACAGCCCGGGGGTGATGACCTTTGATCTGGAAAACGTGAAAGCCGATGACCCTGTGTTTGATCTCGGAAGGCTGGCCGGTGAACTCAGACATTTTTTTATGCAATACGCCGGGGACTCGGAAAAAGCAGTGCCGTTCATCCGCCACGTTCTGCAGACGTACGCCGGCCAATTTTCCGACCCTGACTGCGTATTTTCCGCCGTTACCCGCAGAGTCCCCTTTTACGAGGCTATGACCCTCCTCAGAATCTCCCGCAACAGCTGGATTTCCGATGCCCACCGAAAGCGGTTGATCGAAGAGGCCGGAGAGATTCTGGGGGGAGGATAGTCATTTCCCTACACCCTGCACCCTCCATACTGCATACTTCTTACCCTCAGTCCTCAACCCTCAGCACTCAGTCCCCAGTCCTCTTTTTCTTCAAAACAGCTGAAGCCGGCTCCGGTAGGCCTGGATGACCACATCCGGATCATCGGTGATTACCAGGTTGTCCCGGATCCATGCCGGTGCGCGGTTTCGGCGGATCATTTCATCGATCTGAGTTTCCATTCCCTGCCAGAAGCTTCCGTTGCCTTCGGTATCAAACAAAATCAGCGGCACCGGGTCCATGATCGACAGCTTCATGTTGCACAGCGTGATGCCCAGTTCCTCCAGGGTGCCCAGCCCCCCGATGTTGAAAATCGGAAACGAGGCCACTTCAAACCACTTCTGCCGGCTGTGGCGGCAGGTGGCCTGAAACACCTGGCAAAAGTCCACATCGGTGGTCATGGGCTGATCCGTGATGTCCAGGTAGTTGGCTCCGGACAGGATGCCGTGTTTTCGTGCCAGGGTGTTGGCATGTTCCATGACCCCGCTTCCCCCGCCAGTGACAATGCCGATATTTTTTTCCCAGAAATCGATCAGCGCCCGGATAAGACGGTCGACACATTCCACACCTTTTTCCGACAGGGGCTTGTTCGAGCCGTAAAAGGCGAACAGCATGGATTTGTGAAACTCGGCCAGCCGTTCCGGCACCACAAAATAGCCTTTGCCGTCCCGCATGGTGTGAACCATCAGCCGGTTGTTGAGCCGGGAGACCCAGTAAACGTCAACGCCGAAATCGTGGTAA
Proteins encoded in this region:
- a CDS encoding aminoglycoside phosphotransferase family protein, which gives rise to MTYLGRLSPKDPMWAYLCDDILPLVDGANGSDGTVVAPDFEVYRMPLSRRVYLYEDRARNARIIGKFFGGDPGRSFESAVRHMEREHHHLNQFRMLGFDRYPHYVARPLGCNARINCVLVEEFLNGQALTHVILDAIGKQNPGDLLEKLADLAWFLAALHQRSMNKHPVDMAQTASYFKKVIRQLRDWKHIDEDPYRNFLSARDRWLGKAFMSADRQVLVHGDITPANILFGDSPGVMTFDLENVKADDPVFDLGRLAGELRHFFMQYAGDSEKAVPFIRHVLQTYAGQFSDPDCVFSAVTRRVPFYEAMTLLRISRNSWISDAHRKRLIEEAGEILGGG